Proteins encoded within one genomic window of Amycolatopsis nigrescens CSC17Ta-90:
- a CDS encoding FAD-dependent oxidoreductase — translation MRVVVIGAGLGGLCLAQGLLRAGVEVAVYERDAAISARFQGYRIGLAEQGESALRDCLPERLHPLLTATMGDLEGARPVLDHRLNPVGDLGPAAATAIDRQVLRQLLAAGLGPHLRFGREFTDYRVRPDSRVSVSFSDGTETVADLLVGADGVNSAVRGRLSPETRPFDTGVRFVVGRTPLDERFAKLVPGFGTVIKTPELTLMLGLMKFREPPKRAAARYAPEVVLSDTADYLRWVTMPGSPKPLAELMAGWHPELRAVVKATDAVQSAELSIRVVRPGARWPAGPVTLLGDAIHATSPSGGNGANTALHDANLLRRKLTEVLHGRLDLTAALSAYERDMFDYGTTAVDHSLQALPAFTPQRTVGARIGTLPGSQEARSLPSSG, via the coding sequence ATGCGTGTTGTGGTGATCGGGGCCGGGCTCGGCGGGCTCTGCCTCGCCCAGGGGCTGCTGCGGGCCGGTGTCGAGGTGGCCGTCTACGAGCGGGACGCCGCGATCAGCGCCCGCTTCCAGGGCTACCGGATCGGCCTCGCCGAGCAGGGCGAATCGGCACTGCGGGACTGCTTGCCCGAACGACTGCACCCCCTGCTGACGGCCACCATGGGCGATCTCGAAGGCGCCAGGCCGGTGCTCGACCACCGGCTGAACCCGGTCGGCGATCTCGGACCGGCCGCCGCCACCGCGATCGACCGGCAGGTGCTGCGGCAGCTCCTCGCCGCGGGTCTCGGTCCGCACCTGCGGTTCGGTCGTGAGTTCACCGATTACCGGGTCCGGCCCGATTCGCGGGTGTCGGTGTCCTTCTCGGACGGCACCGAGACGGTCGCGGATCTGCTGGTCGGCGCGGACGGCGTGAACTCGGCGGTGCGCGGCCGGCTCAGCCCGGAGACCCGGCCGTTCGACACCGGGGTGCGGTTCGTGGTCGGCCGCACCCCGCTCGACGAGCGGTTCGCCAAGCTGGTGCCCGGTTTCGGCACGGTGATCAAGACGCCGGAGCTGACCCTGATGCTGGGGCTGATGAAGTTCCGTGAGCCGCCGAAACGGGCAGCAGCCCGGTATGCGCCCGAAGTCGTGCTATCGGACACCGCGGACTATCTGCGCTGGGTCACCATGCCGGGTTCGCCGAAACCCTTGGCGGAGCTGATGGCCGGCTGGCACCCGGAGCTGCGGGCCGTGGTCAAGGCGACCGACGCGGTGCAGAGCGCGGAGCTGTCGATCCGGGTGGTGCGGCCGGGCGCGCGCTGGCCCGCCGGTCCGGTGACCCTGCTCGGGGACGCGATCCACGCCACCTCGCCGAGCGGCGGCAACGGCGCCAACACCGCCCTGCACGACGCGAACCTGTTGCGGCGCAAGCTAACCGAGGTACTCCACGGCCGGCTCGACCTCACCGCCGCCCTCTCCGCCTACGAACGCGACATGTTCGATTACGGCACCACCGCCGTCGACCACAGCCTCCAAGCCCTCCCCGCTTTCACCCCTCAAAGGACAGTCGGTGCGCGCATCGGTACCCTGCCCGGTTCTCAGGAAGCACGTTCCCTACCCTCATCAGGGTGA
- a CDS encoding cytochrome c biogenesis CcdA family protein: MNSVTELATSGPLLLAAGVALLAGAISFASPCVVPLVPGYLAYLAALVGAEAPAVGADEERKKGRYAVVGATGLFILGFTVVFTAGLGSLVWLADAMLVNQDLLQRIGGVLTIAMALVFLGLIPALQRDVRSHKVPRGGLWGAPLLGAVFGLGWTPCIGPTLSGVILLASSTGGSAVRGFLLVLVYCLGLGLPFLLIAFGTRWAVRATDWLRRHGRGVQLFGGGLLLVVGILLVTGLWGELVGVLRNTLVNDVRLPL, encoded by the coding sequence GTGAACTCCGTGACCGAGCTGGCCACCTCCGGTCCGCTGCTGCTCGCGGCGGGTGTGGCGCTGCTGGCCGGAGCGATCTCCTTCGCCTCGCCCTGCGTGGTGCCGCTGGTGCCGGGCTACCTCGCCTACCTGGCCGCGCTGGTGGGCGCCGAAGCGCCCGCGGTCGGCGCGGACGAGGAGCGCAAGAAGGGCCGGTACGCCGTGGTCGGCGCGACCGGCCTGTTCATTCTCGGCTTCACCGTGGTGTTCACCGCCGGACTCGGCAGCCTGGTCTGGCTCGCCGACGCCATGCTGGTCAACCAGGACCTGCTGCAGCGCATCGGCGGGGTGCTGACCATCGCGATGGCGCTGGTCTTCCTCGGCCTGATCCCGGCGCTGCAGCGGGACGTCCGTTCGCACAAGGTGCCGCGCGGCGGGTTGTGGGGCGCGCCGCTCCTCGGTGCGGTGTTCGGCCTCGGTTGGACCCCGTGCATCGGCCCGACCCTGTCCGGGGTGATCCTGCTGGCCAGCTCCACCGGCGGCTCCGCGGTCCGCGGCTTCCTGCTGGTGCTGGTCTACTGCCTCGGCCTCGGGTTGCCCTTCCTGCTGATCGCGTTCGGCACCCGCTGGGCGGTGCGCGCCACCGACTGGCTGCGCCGGCACGGCCGGGGCGTGCAGCTCTTCGGCGGCGGGCTGCTGCTGGTCGTGGGCATCCTGCTGGTCACCGGGTTGTGGGGCGAGCTGGTCGGGGTGCTGCGCAACACGCTGGTGAACGATGTGAGGCTCCCGCTGTGA